One region of Chanodichthys erythropterus isolate Z2021 chromosome 24, ASM2448905v1, whole genome shotgun sequence genomic DNA includes:
- the tmed6 gene encoding transmembrane emp24 domain-containing protein 6 isoform X1 — protein sequence MLQNGIYPVWLLLLFGLGNSGALKDPHPELSDQDLFWGADQYDFAIMLRAADLQCFWHFAHYGERFYLHFMVQLVTGVSLDRHLSVTVNAPSGLIVGTADDASGQIAFSVEETGFYQMCFSNFHNRFGSMQVFLNFGVYYEGQEEKKEEEKKKKEEDMKQINSTLSFIEESSTRLQKFVFHMWRHYNYERMKRGADFYLLQSNSTYVNIWSAVQSLVIITAGYLQLCFLKRLFKSEPAEGDKPRC from the exons ATGTTACAGAATGGCATTTATCCTGTTTGGCTTCTGTTATTGTTTGGGTTGGGCAACAGTGGAGCATTGAAAGACCCTCATCCAGAACTATCAGATCAGGATCTTTTCTGGGGAGCAGATCAGTATGACTTTGCCATCATGCTGCGTGCCGCAGATCTCCAGTGCTTCTGGCACTTTGCTCACTATGGTGAGCGCTTCTACTTACACTTCATG gtCCAGCTGGTGACTGGTGTGTCCCTTGATAGACATCTGTCTGTGACTGTTAATGCTCCGAGTGGATTAATAGTCGGCACGGCTGACGATGCAAGTGGTCAGATTGCCTTCAGTGTTGAGGAGACTG GTTTTTATCAGATGTGCTTCAGCAATTTCCACAATCGTTTTGGGAGCATGCAGGTTTTCCTGAACTTTGGTGTGTATTACGAGGGACAAGAGGAGAAAAAGGaagaagagaagaaaaagaaagaagaggaTATGAAACAGATAAACAGTACCTTGTCCTTCATTGAG GAGAGCAGCACCAGACTGCAGAAGTTTGTCTTCCACATGTGGCGTCACTACAACTACGAGCGAATGAAACGAGGAGCTGATTTCTACCTGCTTCAGTCCAACTCAACTTATGTGAACATCTGGTCTGCTGTTCAGAGTCTCGTCATCATCACCGCTGGATACCTGCAGCTCTGCTTCCTCAAGAGGCTCTTCAAGAGCGAACCAGCAGAGGGCGACAAACCCCGCTGTTAA
- the tmed6 gene encoding transmembrane emp24 domain-containing protein 6 isoform X2, producing MLQNGIYPVWLLLLFGLGNSGALKDPHPELSDQDLFWGADQYDFAIMLRAADLQCFWHFAHYAQYVCVQVQLVTGVSLDRHLSVTVNAPSGLIVGTADDASGQIAFSVEETGFYQMCFSNFHNRFGSMQVFLNFGVYYEGQEEKKEEEKKKKEEDMKQINSTLSFIEESSTRLQKFVFHMWRHYNYERMKRGADFYLLQSNSTYVNIWSAVQSLVIITAGYLQLCFLKRLFKSEPAEGDKPRC from the exons ATGTTACAGAATGGCATTTATCCTGTTTGGCTTCTGTTATTGTTTGGGTTGGGCAACAGTGGAGCATTGAAAGACCCTCATCCAGAACTATCAGATCAGGATCTTTTCTGGGGAGCAGATCAGTATGACTTTGCCATCATGCTGCGTGCCGCAGATCTCCAGTGCTTCTGGCACTTTGCTCACTATG ctcagtatgtgtgtgttcaggtCCAGCTGGTGACTGGTGTGTCCCTTGATAGACATCTGTCTGTGACTGTTAATGCTCCGAGTGGATTAATAGTCGGCACGGCTGACGATGCAAGTGGTCAGATTGCCTTCAGTGTTGAGGAGACTG GTTTTTATCAGATGTGCTTCAGCAATTTCCACAATCGTTTTGGGAGCATGCAGGTTTTCCTGAACTTTGGTGTGTATTACGAGGGACAAGAGGAGAAAAAGGaagaagagaagaaaaagaaagaagaggaTATGAAACAGATAAACAGTACCTTGTCCTTCATTGAG GAGAGCAGCACCAGACTGCAGAAGTTTGTCTTCCACATGTGGCGTCACTACAACTACGAGCGAATGAAACGAGGAGCTGATTTCTACCTGCTTCAGTCCAACTCAACTTATGTGAACATCTGGTCTGCTGTTCAGAGTCTCGTCATCATCACCGCTGGATACCTGCAGCTCTGCTTCCTCAAGAGGCTCTTCAAGAGCGAACCAGCAGAGGGCGACAAACCCCGCTGTTAA
- the nudt7 gene encoding peroxisomal coenzyme A diphosphatase NUDT7 yields the protein MDLKEKTIRSLKKYDRGDEFSHLPALPKASVLIPLLLRDGQLHVLLTVRSINLKQHAGEVCFPGGKSESGDTDETHTALREAQEEIGLPSHTVEVICKLFPILNKGGLLVTPVVAFIESSFEAHPNADEVSEVFTLPLEFFTKEADHSCYPVPSIFGPTHSFMYTDPRTGNIHQIWGLTAALAVTVAVLALGKKPEFEVGFDLKDPVSGFKNILNRRLSKL from the exons ATGGATCTCAAGGAGAAAACGATCAGGTCATTAAAGAAATACGATAGAGGCGACGAGTTTTCCCACTTACCTGCCCTTCCTAAAGCTTCAGTGCTGATTCCTCTGCTGCTGAGAGACGGACAGCTGCACGTGTTACTGACCGTTCGCTCAATCAAT CTCAAGCAGCACGCAGGCGAAGTGTGTTTCCCTGGAGGAAAGTCAGAGTCCGGCGACACCGATGAAACACACACGGCTCTGAGAGAAGCTCAGGAGGAGATCGGCCTTCCTTCACACACAGTGGAGGTCATCTGCAAACTCTTCCCCATCCTAAATAAG GGTGGTCTTCTGGTCACTCCGGTCGTGGCTTTCATCGAGAGCTCCTTCGAAGCCCATCCGAATGCAGATGAAGTCAGCGAGGTCTTCACTCTTCCACTGGAGTTCTTTACTAAAGAGGCTGATCATTCCTGCTATCCTGTGCCCAGCATCTTCGGCCCCACCCATAGTTTCATGTACACGGACCCCCGCACAGGCAACATTCATCAGATCTGGGGTCTGACAGCCGCTTTGGCCGTAACTGTTGCTGTTCTTGCCCTCGGAAAGAAGCCAGAGTTTGAGGTTGGCTTCGACTTGAAAGATCCAGTTTCTGGGTTTAAAAACATTCTTAATCGCAGACTGAGCAAGTTATGA